The Thermosynechococcus sp. genome has a segment encoding these proteins:
- a CDS encoding Mini-ribonuclease 3 has translation MLDFGELLPLQPPKIPAHQLPPAALAYFGDAVYELFIRWLFLTPPQRINTYHRQVVAHVRAESQARYMDFLWQHCTETERAIFRQGRNAATDGPKRVAAKIYRQATGFEALLGYLYLSNPQRLQEIFQLLEGHIRNQMNGSIEITESRNEM, from the coding sequence ATGCTTGACTTTGGTGAACTGTTACCCCTGCAACCACCCAAGATTCCCGCCCATCAACTGCCTCCAGCGGCTTTGGCCTACTTTGGCGATGCCGTTTATGAGCTTTTTATCCGCTGGCTCTTTTTAACCCCTCCCCAACGCATCAATACCTACCACCGCCAGGTGGTGGCCCATGTTCGTGCCGAAAGTCAAGCCCGCTATATGGACTTCCTTTGGCAGCATTGCACCGAAACCGAACGCGCTATTTTTCGTCAGGGTCGCAATGCGGCTACCGATGGCCCAAAACGAGTCGCTGCAAAAATTTACCGCCAGGCCACTGGCTTTGAAGCCTTACTGGGATACCTCTACCTCAGCAATCCGCAACGCCTACAGGAGATTTTTCAACTGCTTGAGGGACATATTCGCAATCAAATGAACGGCAGCATAGAGATAACCGAATCCCGTAATGAAATGTAA
- the map gene encoding type I methionyl aminopeptidase encodes MNILGSLLTPSPTPVQTRPRRGIEIKSKREIEIMRQASRVVATVLKEISQMIEPGMTTADLDVYAEKRIREMGATPSFKGYQGFPASICACINNEVVHGIPSPRKVIRNGDIVKIDTGAYYNGFHGDSCITIPVGEISEEAAKLVKVAEEALYRGIEQVKEGNYLMDLAGAIQDYVEANGFVVVEDFTGHGVGRNLHEEPSVFNFRTNELKNVRLRAGMTLAIEPIVNAGSKQVRILRDRWTAVTVDNSLSAQFEHTVLVTKTGYEILTDRSLV; translated from the coding sequence ATGAATATCCTTGGTAGTCTGCTCACTCCCTCCCCCACCCCTGTCCAAACCCGTCCCCGCCGTGGTATTGAAATTAAGTCCAAGCGCGAAATTGAGATTATGCGGCAGGCTTCGCGCGTTGTGGCGACGGTGCTCAAGGAAATCTCCCAGATGATTGAGCCAGGGATGACCACAGCGGATCTCGATGTCTATGCTGAGAAACGTATTCGGGAAATGGGGGCAACCCCCAGCTTCAAGGGCTATCAGGGCTTTCCCGCATCCATTTGCGCCTGCATCAACAATGAAGTGGTTCATGGCATTCCTAGCCCCCGCAAAGTGATTCGCAATGGCGACATTGTGAAAATTGACACCGGTGCCTATTACAACGGCTTTCATGGCGACTCTTGCATTACGATTCCGGTGGGGGAAATTTCCGAAGAGGCTGCCAAGCTGGTGAAAGTAGCCGAAGAAGCCCTCTACCGCGGCATTGAGCAAGTCAAAGAAGGCAACTACCTCATGGATCTGGCGGGTGCCATTCAAGATTATGTGGAAGCTAATGGCTTCGTTGTAGTCGAGGATTTTACTGGCCATGGCGTAGGGCGCAATCTCCATGAAGAACCTTCGGTATTTAACTTCCGCACCAATGAACTCAAGAATGTACGCTTGCGGGCGGGGATGACCTTGGCTATTGAACCCATTGTGAATGCAGGGTCAAAACAGGTGCGTATTTTGCGCGATCGCTGGACAGCAGTTACGGTTGATAATTCTCTCTCTGCTCAATTTGAGCACACCGTTTTGGTGACCAAAACGGGCTACGAAATCCTCACCGATCGCTCCCTCGTCTAA
- a CDS encoding ATP synthase subunit I, giving the protein MAEFYQLCRELFATSLVLMAIAFGAVWLIYGLNTALNYLLGASASLIYLRLLARNVERLGKDQKKLGKTQLLVAVVVIILAARWQELHIIPVFLGFLTYKAAILVYMLRTVLPSP; this is encoded by the coding sequence ATGGCGGAGTTTTATCAACTCTGTCGTGAATTATTCGCGACAAGCCTAGTGCTGATGGCAATCGCCTTTGGAGCGGTTTGGCTGATTTACGGCCTCAACACAGCACTCAATTATCTCCTGGGAGCAAGTGCTAGCCTAATTTATCTGCGGCTCCTTGCGCGTAATGTGGAGCGCTTGGGGAAAGACCAAAAAAAGCTGGGGAAAACACAGCTCCTTGTCGCCGTGGTTGTGATCATTCTCGCCGCCCGTTGGCAAGAGCTACACATTATTCCGGTGTTTTTGGGGTTCTTAACCTACAAAGCGGCAATTCTAGTCTACATGTTGCGTACGGTCTTGCCGTCGCCTTGA
- a CDS encoding NUDIX hydrolase: MSKIPPEVLERHCFCRSRKFTFEVNQYRLPHGSVSILGTVRHPGGALAVPVNPEGNLILVKQYRFATAEYLLEFPAGTVEDHENPFATIEREIEEETGYRAHHWQKLGEFYIAPGYSDEVIYAYLATQLEKLEVPPPQDSDEHIEIVEFSLSELAAAIHSGHVKDAKTVTSFYLALPYLQPA, translated from the coding sequence ATGAGTAAAATTCCCCCCGAAGTCCTCGAGCGCCACTGCTTTTGCCGCAGCCGCAAGTTTACCTTCGAGGTCAATCAATACCGCCTGCCCCATGGGTCTGTCTCGATCTTGGGAACTGTGCGGCATCCAGGGGGGGCACTCGCTGTCCCTGTCAACCCAGAGGGAAACCTAATCCTTGTCAAACAATATCGCTTTGCCACTGCGGAGTATCTACTGGAGTTTCCAGCAGGCACCGTTGAGGACCATGAAAACCCTTTTGCCACGATTGAGCGGGAAATTGAAGAGGAAACGGGCTACCGCGCCCACCACTGGCAAAAACTGGGGGAGTTTTACATTGCCCCCGGCTATTCCGATGAAGTGATCTATGCCTATTTAGCTACCCAACTGGAGAAACTAGAGGTGCCCCCACCTCAGGATAGCGATGAGCACATTGAAATTGTCGAGTTTTCTCTATCTGAGTTGGCAGCCGCCATTCATAGTGGTCACGTAAAAGATGCCAAGACCGTCACTAGTTTCTATCTGGCTTTGCCCTATCTTCAACCCGCTTGA
- a CDS encoding deoxyribodipyrimidine photo-lyase, 8-HDF type, whose product MSLRLFWHRRDLRLTDNLGLAAAYTRTPKVVGLFCFDPAILSASDIAAVRVAYLVGCLQALQEAYQRLGGSFLIFRGDPRQILPQVASGLGAVAVHWHEDVEPYGRGRDRAVAAALKEKGIAVETAWDQLLHPPEAIQTKQGQPYTVYSPFWRNWSSLAKPEPVSTPNSLEPLTEIEQATARTLGAICLPTAKDLGFHWSGELILAPGEAAAQAQLETFIDQHIQDYGEQRHYPAQPGTSLLSPALKFGVIGIRRVWAATQAAMAAARSEEAQRSIRTWQQELAWREFYQHALYWFPQLAERPHREGFATFPWLNNEAHFAAWCEGSTGYPIVDAAMRQLNETGWMHNRCRMIVASFLTKDLIINPQWGERYFMQKLIDGDLAANNGGWQWSASSGMDPKPLRIFNPASQAQKFDPEAEYIRRWLPEVRSLDTTDLVTGNISPLERHRCGYPLPIVDHRQQQRRFKQLYQEHFRSPMPQE is encoded by the coding sequence ATGAGCCTACGCCTGTTTTGGCATCGTCGCGATCTGCGCCTCACTGACAACCTGGGTTTGGCTGCTGCCTACACCCGTACCCCCAAAGTGGTTGGTCTTTTCTGTTTTGACCCCGCGATTCTCAGTGCCTCAGACATTGCCGCAGTGCGGGTAGCCTACCTTGTTGGTTGCCTACAGGCTCTGCAGGAGGCCTATCAGCGACTTGGGGGGAGCTTTTTGATTTTTCGTGGTGACCCGCGTCAAATTTTGCCCCAAGTGGCCAGTGGTTTAGGGGCAGTGGCGGTGCACTGGCATGAGGATGTGGAACCCTATGGACGGGGGCGCGATCGCGCAGTGGCTGCTGCCCTCAAAGAAAAAGGTATCGCCGTGGAAACCGCTTGGGATCAACTCCTGCATCCCCCAGAGGCCATACAAACTAAACAGGGACAGCCCTACACCGTCTATTCCCCCTTTTGGCGCAACTGGTCAAGCCTAGCTAAACCAGAGCCTGTCTCTACCCCCAACTCCCTCGAACCCCTCACTGAAATAGAACAGGCAACGGCGCGCACCTTGGGGGCAATTTGTCTGCCCACCGCTAAGGACTTGGGATTTCATTGGTCAGGGGAACTGATCCTTGCTCCCGGTGAAGCCGCTGCCCAAGCACAACTGGAGACATTTATTGACCAGCACATTCAAGACTATGGGGAGCAGCGCCACTATCCGGCGCAGCCCGGAACCTCCCTCTTAAGCCCTGCCCTCAAGTTCGGTGTCATTGGGATTCGCCGTGTTTGGGCAGCCACTCAGGCTGCTATGGCCGCAGCCCGCAGTGAAGAGGCACAAAGGAGTATTCGCACGTGGCAGCAGGAATTGGCTTGGCGGGAGTTTTATCAGCACGCCCTCTACTGGTTTCCCCAGTTGGCGGAGCGTCCCCATCGCGAAGGATTTGCCACCTTCCCTTGGCTGAATAACGAAGCACACTTTGCGGCTTGGTGTGAAGGTTCCACGGGTTACCCAATTGTGGATGCTGCCATGCGGCAACTCAATGAAACAGGCTGGATGCACAACCGCTGCCGTATGATTGTGGCCAGTTTCCTCACCAAGGATTTGATCATCAATCCCCAGTGGGGTGAGCGCTACTTTATGCAGAAACTCATTGATGGGGACTTGGCAGCCAATAATGGCGGTTGGCAGTGGAGTGCTTCCAGTGGCATGGACCCAAAACCCCTGCGGATTTTTAACCCCGCCAGTCAGGCGCAAAAATTTGACCCGGAAGCAGAATATATTCGGCGTTGGCTTCCAGAAGTGCGATCGCTCGACACTACAGATTTAGTGACGGGCAATATTTCCCCCTTAGAGCGACATCGCTGTGGTTATCCTTTGCCGATTGTGGATCACAGGCAGCAACAGCGGCGATTTAAGCAGCTCTATCAAGAGCATTTTCGTTCACCAATGCCTCAAGAATAA
- the atpE gene encoding ATP synthase F0 subunit C: MDPLVASASVLAAALAIGLASLGPGIGQGNASGQAVEGIARQPEAEGKIRGTLLLTLAFMESLTIYGLVIALVLLFANPFAS; the protein is encoded by the coding sequence ATGGATCCCTTAGTCGCTTCTGCTTCTGTTTTGGCTGCTGCTCTGGCAATTGGTTTAGCATCGCTCGGGCCCGGAATTGGTCAAGGAAATGCCTCTGGTCAAGCCGTGGAGGGGATTGCGCGGCAACCGGAAGCAGAAGGTAAAATTCGCGGTACCTTGCTGCTGACACTGGCATTCATGGAGTCTTTGACCATCTACGGTCTAGTGATTGCGCTAGTGCTCCTGTTTGCTAATCCCTTTGCATCCTAA
- a CDS encoding STAS domain-containing protein: MRVQSSAKEALISEPLALTQSLRGTREIRDNYQVFRLTGLIDAFSESAFRKVISKCFDDGPANIILDLSKIEFIDSSGLGILVQLAKKAQERQGQLQIVTNPRVTQTVKLVRLENFLSLQPDLATAIAKISGESPSQ, encoded by the coding sequence TTGCGTGTCCAGTCATCGGCAAAGGAGGCTCTCATTTCTGAACCACTTGCCCTCACCCAAAGCCTAAGGGGAACCCGTGAGATTCGCGATAACTATCAAGTGTTTCGCCTGACGGGTCTCATTGATGCGTTTTCTGAGTCGGCCTTTCGCAAGGTGATTAGTAAGTGTTTTGACGATGGGCCTGCCAACATTATCTTAGATCTTTCAAAAATTGAATTTATTGACAGCTCTGGCCTTGGCATCCTAGTCCAACTGGCCAAAAAAGCCCAGGAGCGGCAGGGGCAACTACAAATTGTCACCAACCCTCGCGTCACCCAAACCGTTAAACTGGTTCGCCTAGAAAATTTCTTGTCTCTTCAGCCAGATCTGGCGACGGCGATCGCCAAAATCAGTGGCGAATCCCCCTCCCAATAA
- the atpB gene encoding F0F1 ATP synthase subunit A gives MPLIHLWTALPLAKLEVGHHFYWYIGNLKVHGQVFITTWFVMGILIAVAFAASRNIQRVPSGIQNLMEYALEFIRDLTKSQMGEHEYRAWVPFVGTLFLFIFVCNWSGALVPWKLIELPEGELAAPTNDINTTVALALLVSLAYFYAGLRKRGLKYFTKYIEPTPVLLPIAILEDFTKPLSLSFRLFGNILADELVVSVLVLLVPLFVPLPVMVLGLFTSAIQALVFATLAATYIGEAMEGHGGDHEAAHS, from the coding sequence ATGCCTTTGATACACCTTTGGACAGCTCTTCCCCTTGCCAAGCTGGAAGTGGGACATCACTTCTACTGGTACATTGGCAATCTAAAAGTCCACGGCCAAGTCTTCATTACCACTTGGTTTGTGATGGGAATTCTCATTGCGGTAGCCTTTGCGGCCTCGCGGAACATTCAACGGGTGCCCAGTGGTATTCAAAATCTGATGGAATATGCCCTGGAATTTATCCGCGACTTGACCAAAAGCCAAATGGGTGAGCACGAGTACCGAGCTTGGGTTCCCTTTGTGGGAACACTGTTCCTGTTTATTTTTGTGTGTAACTGGTCAGGCGCACTGGTACCGTGGAAGCTCATTGAATTGCCGGAAGGGGAGCTAGCAGCACCCACCAATGACATCAATACCACCGTGGCCTTGGCGCTGCTGGTCTCCTTGGCCTATTTCTATGCCGGGCTTCGCAAGCGGGGGCTGAAGTATTTCACCAAGTACATCGAGCCAACGCCGGTATTACTGCCCATTGCCATCTTGGAAGACTTCACAAAACCCCTTTCCCTGAGCTTCCGTCTGTTTGGCAACATCTTGGCAGACGAACTGGTGGTGAGTGTCTTGGTGTTGCTGGTACCCTTGTTTGTCCCCTTGCCGGTGATGGTTTTGGGCCTGTTTACCAGTGCCATTCAGGCTCTTGTGTTTGCGACCCTTGCCGCCACCTACATTGGGGAAGCAATGGAGGGTCATGGGGGTGATCACGAAGCGGCCCACTCCTAA